The following nucleotide sequence is from Halogeometricum sp. S3BR5-2.
CCTGGAGGGCGTCCTGGTCGAGGCGGTCAGCAAAGGCGCGGATGCTCTCGGCTGGCGTCTATCGCACCCCCTCTCCATCTGCTGAATGTATATTGCAGAACAACCAGGGAGGGGCTTCGCACTAAGGAGAGAAGGACCAACAAGAATAGCAGTGAGTGACTGTTATGAGATACCTCCATGACGGTCAACGTGGCCTTCTATACACCTGAGTGAGTACGGGGAGTCAACCAATGACGACTAACGACGATGAGACGCTCCGGCTACTCTGTATGGGAGACAACCACGGAGATGTCGACTCTTTGGAGCGGGTCGTCGACGGTACTGAAGGCGAGGAATTCGACTTTGTAATTCACGTCGGCGATATCACGAATGCATGGTTTGATGGCGTCGACGAGGGCCGGGAACAGCTCGATGCGGTCACGCCGTATTTCAAGACGCTCCACGAGCGGGGAGAGCTCCTCTACATCTGGGGGAATCGGGACGGGGCAATCGGTCCAGAACAGCCGTTCCAAGACTACGACCTTCCAGGGACGTTCATCCCCGAAGATGACAGTATCACCGTCGCTGGAGAGACATTCACGCAAAATCCCGAGCTAGTCGAAGACGAGACAATCCTCGTGAATCACTACTGGCACCCCGAACTGCTGGAACACTTCGCGGGGAAGGCATACTTCTCTGGTCATATACACACCGGTCGCTACAAGAACAAGGCTCTCAATACCGCATTCCTCTACCGAACGGCAGACCATGGTGCAGACGCGCTTCTCGGCGCGTACTTCGTCGTTGAGATCGCCCCTGACGGAACGTGGGAGGTCGATTTCCGAAACATCGGGCAGGTTCGCAAAGGAATCTGTCCCAAACACCAGGCGCTCGGTGTGCAGTTCGTCCCCGACTACTGGCGAAACGACTGTCAATTCTGCTACGACGAAGAGGAATTCTACAGTGAGGTCGTCCGCACAGTGCTCTACGGACTGGGAACGATACAAGAGGAAGCTGAGACTGATGAAGTGGTCGAATCTGCAGCGTCAACGTTCGGGGCTACTCCACCGTCTTTCGAATCGAAACTGCGAGAGTTTCTCGAAGAGCGGACAGAGGAGCACTCATAGCGGCCACTATGGGACGAGAACCAGGATCTATGCCGGTTCGGTCCGGAACCGAGTGATTGGGACGTCGGTGACGTCGTCGTAGTCGTCGTCCGCACCGACCAGGAGCATCCCGTCGACGTGCGCTGCGGTCCCGAGCGCAAAAGCATCGCCAAGCGCCGGAGCGTAGCGGAATTTGAAGTCGGCTGCTGACGCCCAGGTCTGTTCGGTGTCGACCCGGCGGATACCGCTCTCCTCGAGGACGTCGACGACAGCATCAGCGCGCTCCTCGCCGTCAATCGCACGGACGACGTAGTGGACCTCTGCGAGATTGATCGCCGAGATATAGCCATTGGCCGCGCCTTCAACGGCGTCGACGTACGTTTCGACGGTGTCACTCCCTGGTTCGTTGCAGAAATAGGCGATGAGTGGTTCGGCGTCGAAGACGATTGTTTCGGGAATCTCAGCCTCATCCGTCATGCGTCAGCCTCGTCGTCACCGGCGTAACGCTGCCGCAACTCCTCTTCGCTGGCTTTGTCCGCTGCACGTTCCTTCCGTAGGCGCTCGGTTGCCGAGCGCCCCTGCTCGTCGGTTTTCCCTTCCAGAACCCCACGCAGGTCTGTAACCGAGTGGATGGGGCGAACAACGATCTCACCCTCTTCGGTCCGAATGAACTTCACACGGCCGGGCGTGTCGATACCCAACTCCTCACGGAACTCCTTCGGGATGGTGGCTTGCCCGCGCGACGATACAGACACCACTTTTTCAGACTCTGTCTTGCTCATACTATTCTCTATCATTACTTTAGTCCAGTCATACAAAAGACTAGCGCTGGGTTGGGTAGTTAGCGAATCAACTCAGTCATTGCTTTCAACGCCAGGTGAAGCACCGCCTTAACCAACAAGTCCGATTATGTCGGCCGTTTGTTGGTTAATAGGTCACGCTCCGGTTGCATTCGAAGCACTCAATCTACAGTATCCGTGTTACTCGCAGATCGACTGTGGACGTAATAATTAAGGTGGAACCCAATGTGGGAGTAGACACAGCCAATGTGGTCCCCACAAACTGCCGTCCAGCGATTTTTCACAGACCAATGTGCAGCTTTGGCTTGCCCTCTACCGCCACACACCCGCCTTCCGCGAACAACGACTGCCGATTTCTCCACCGGATCGCTCATACCAACCACGACGAGTATCGCTCGGAGCGTCTGAGATGGGTGGGCGCGACACGCAGATTACGGTGTACGTCACGGACGAACGCAAGGCCGAACTCAAACAGCGCGCCGAGGAGGAAGACACCTCCATGTCCGGGATCATCAACGACATGATCGACCGCCAGCTCCAGCAGGACGCCCAAGACGCAATTGCCTCAGAAGCGCGCGCTGAAGAGCGCATCCAGGAACTCATCTCAGTCGGCACCGAGCAAATGGTCGAGACCGCCAAGGAGATCCGCGATATGAACGCGAAGTTCGGTGCCTACACAATCGCCAACTTTGAACTGATGAAACAGGATCGGTCAGCGCACGTCCGGAAGGATGCGCTCGATACGGGCGCTCGTCGGATCCGCCAAGATCTCGAGACAGGTATCCAGGAGGTGGGTGAGGACACGTCGGCCACGGAGGCGAGTGCTGAGACCACGACTGATTCGACCACGACACAGCGGCCCACGTCCGACGCTCCCGACTCGCCTGACACGGCCACCGACGACACGCCAGACGACGTCGACGAGACGACAGACGGCTCCGACGATGCAGAGAGCGATGCGGACGATGGCAGCGACCTCTTCACCAAACTTCGGAGTGATCGCGAATGAAGGTCTTCACGGACACCAACTACCGCGAGCACGGTGCGCGGAACCTCGTCGAGTATCTGGATAAGGAGAAGGGGCTTGAGAACCGCGCCGGCGAGGAGATGTCCGACGAGGACATCGAGGCGTTCATCGAGAAGTCCGAAGAATACGAGTTCGAGCGGGAGGTCATCATCTCACCGCAGAACGGCACCGACCTCTCTGACGACCAATTCAGTCTGTACACTCGGCAGGTGATGAGCGAGTTTTGCAAGGACCGCAATACAGCGACGTACTGTTATGCAATCCATCGTGATACTGATCATCCACACGCCCAAGTTGCACTGACTGGAACGAAACGCGACCTCTGGATGGACAAAGAGGACTGCGAACAACTCCGCGAGCGCGCCCACGAGCAGTTCCACGACCAGCATCGTGAACTCACCAAGGAGCTCTCGCACCAGTTCGAACAGACGTTGCAGCACGAGACCACACACGAACTGGAGACTGAATCCGATCGGGACCTGGACCACGAACAAGACTCCGGACCAGAGCCCGAGCAGGCACAAGCACAGGGGCCTGACTCGTGAGCGCCCGTACTGATTCCGAGTCTCAGAGCAAGGACTACCGGCAAGAAGATGAGGTCGAGATTTTCTTCCAAATCGCGGCAGTGATGACGGCTGCGCTGCTGTTGCCCTGGGTGTATGCCATCCTCGAGCGCGCGAATTTCTACGACTTCAAATTCGATGGGTTACATCGGAGTCGCGCGCTCTGGCTCGTCCCCCTGTTCTATCTGGTGGGTGCAGTCGGTACTGTCCTGCTGTTTCCAGCGCACCTCCAGCTGTTTTGGGCGTTCCACGTCCTGCTGCTTGCACAGATCGCCGAAGCCCTCCTGCATCAGGCCGGCTATCTGACCGGCTTGTCGCTGCCGCTCAGCGAGCAGTTCACGCCGCTCCGTGTGGGTGGCTTCGTCGTCGTACTCGGGAGCGCAGTGTATGCAGCCCAGCGACTGCGGAGTTGGGATACGGAACGGGAACTCCGTCGAATCATCGACGACGGAAACTACGTCCTCCCGTTTCAGGGCCTCTCTGCAGCAAGTGATCGTATGAGTCTCTCGCGGTTTGTCCCGCTCCGCAAGGACCGGTCGATTCTCGTCCTCGGGGAGACGGGCGCCGGGAAGACCGAGACGATCACGCTCTTCACCTACCAGATGCAGGCCGGAACTGACGATCCGTTCGTTGTCTTCGACTACAAAGGCGAATATCAGGAGAACTTCGAACAGGACCACGATCACGAGAACCTGATCTACCTCTCGTCGACGGACGCAACCGAATACTGGAATCTCTTCGCCGAAATCGAACGCGAAGCCGATATCGACGAAATCGGCCGGGCGCTGTTTCCCCACACAGATGGCTCGGAATTCTTCAGCCAAGCTGGCCGCCAGCTGTTCGTTGCCGTCGTGACATACCTTCATCGAGAAGCCCAGGCAAGCGATACGACACCGACGAACGCCGATCTCGTCGCCTTCGTCCAGTCGACGGATAAGCAAGAGATGCACGAGCGGCTCACGGACTATTCGGACCTCACTGCAGCAGCGTCGGCAATCGACCCGGATTCGGAACGACAGGCGGCCGGCGTCTACGCGAACTTCCAGCAAGTCATCGCTGACCTCTTCCGCGGTGATTTCGCAGAGGCAGGCGAGTTCTCGATTCGCGAATATATGGACGATCCACAGGGACGGACGTTGCTGTTGGATTTCCCGATCACAGAGGGCGACGCAGTCCAACCCGCGTTTCGGTTCTTCATCGACTGGGCGGCACGGTTTGCACTCGCGAACGAGCAGGACACGTACTTTGTCCTCGACGAGTTTGCACGGCTCCCTGGCCTCCGCAAGATCGGTGACCTGATCAACGCAGGCCGGGGCCGAAACACCCAGCTCTTGCTCGGTGTGCAGTCGGTCGCACAACTCCACGACACCTACGGGAAAGACCGGGCGAACGCGCTGTTGAGTGGCCTCGTCCAATCAGTCATCATGCGCGTGGGCGATGCAGCGAGTGTTGAGTACGCGCAATCACAGATCGGCCGTGAGAAACAGCGCCGTTCCGTCCCTGTCCACGACCGCGACGGCCGCTCGGTTGGCCGGCAGGAGCTTCAAGATGAAACCCATCCAATCGTCGAAAGCGATCTCGAACGCCTCAACGATGGCGAGGCGATCGTCGTCGTCCCCGACGGCTGGCTGCGCGGCATTATCACCCGTTTCACAGCCATTCGGACGCAGCTCGAGCGGGCGCTTGAGCGCACACCGGAGTAGTGACTAGAGAGCGATCAGGGATCTCGGCTAGCGCTCCGGATCAGTGATCCGAAGTTCGCCATCGACCTCGTAGAGCCACCCGGAGTTAAGCAGCCGTTCGATGGCATACTCCGTGTCAGCTGGTTCATCCGGAAAGTCCTCATGAGTGAGCAAGAGGTCTTGAGCCTGGTCGTGAGAAAGTTCAGTCTGCTGATCCGGTGTCCCCGACACAAGGATCTGATAGGCGTCCTCGATCCAATCGGGCAGCGACCGGGGCTCGTTTGACCACATCGACGGCTCTCAGATAGCTAGTACTTCGTGTCGCAGCCAATTAATAGGCGCTGTCTTAGCGTGTCATAAAACAGTTCACAAGGTGTTGGTTTCAGAACCGTCGGAGATGCATCCCCTGCTCAGTGAATCTGCTTATTCAGAGAGCTATTTAGTGGGGATCACTGATGGTCAGGAAATTCATTCAAACACCTCTTTCACATTCGGGGAGCTTTATGTCCAAAGCAGAACAGAACTAGTTATGAATAGACGGCAGCTTCTCTCTGCGTCGGCACCACTTTTCGTCTTGGGGGCGGGGTGTCTCGACCAACCGGATGACTCGACTGATGGTGGCTCCGGACAGAGTGGCTCGGGAGCGGGGGTCAACGACGCGAAGCTCAAGCTGGAGAAATACAAGGACCACGAGAAGGCAATAGACGATGGGTATCAAAATATCGACACCTGTATCGGGGGATTGGGTACCCCATTCGTAAAAGAGAATGTTCCCCAGGTTTCCTACGATATGCCAAATGCACTCTTCTATGAACGAACAGACACTAAGCAGTACGAACTGAGAGGAGCTGAATGGTTCGTCCCTACGAGTGACGTCGAGGATCCGCCTGCACTCTTTGCTGGTGACGACCGACGAACCTTTCGTGGACCGATGAAGGGCCATTATTCAGACCAGCCCAGACACTATGGACTCCATGTCTGGCTATTTACCGAGAATCCGAATGGCCAGTTCGCCAACTCCAATCCAAATCTGACTTGTTCGGACTGATTGCGAAAGCATTCTGTACATTGGGCGATTGGGGAAGTCAGAAGATTGGTGTGGCAATCATTCTATGACACCTTGGCTGTCTGGGAACTACGTGGTACGAGCTGTTCCACGACCCCGAAGTCGATTGTAGCGATACAGCTGGATTACGAAGAATCGTGAACTGGCTCGGGGATGCCAACCGCGCTGAACCGGACGTCAACGGCGCCACAGCCAGCGCAGTCGTCGACGAACGCACAGACCTGCAACGAGGTCTCTAACTCTCGGAGGGCCCCACACACCGAACACTCGTACGAGGTCCGATATCGAACGGGTATTCGGCTATCTTTTTCTTGTGTGTGAGGCGCTGTTGTCGACGATGGCTCTCGGTTGTTTCCGGGTGCCGTGTCCGATTGGCTTGGATCGGACTGGTCGGGCGAACCGTGCCACACGTCGTCGGGGAGACTGTCGTAGAGTCGATCGGGGTCGCCGTCGGTATCATCTACGGGGACAGCGTCAGCTGGTCGTGTTGGTTCCGCTGATTCCTGGTGTGTTGCTGAACCAGCATCGTCGGCGCCAGTAGAGTGGTCAGTCGGTGGGAAGGCTGTCGTCGACGCGCTGATCGCGACGTACTCCGTACTGTCGTGGAGTTCGCCATCGATTGCAGCGGCGAGTTCAGCGAGGGAGTTCGCGATCTGTGGCTCGGCATGGTTCTCGACACCCGTCTCGAATAACCAGTCGCGAAAGGCGGTTGCTGTTTCAACGTCGAGCGTAAACGATGGGGTTGGTGACATCAGTGACTCGCTCCATCCCCCTTGGGAACGACAAACCAGCGCTCGCCTGCCAGCGTTCAACGGCCGAGTGACCGTACACTGTACTGAACGGTGTAGGCACGGAGATAAAGCAGTAGTAGATCCCCTGTATAACGCTATCAGGTTGTGGCTGCCGGCCGACCGGAGGGAGGCCGGGAGCGGAGGGTGGGGGGGTGGGGCGTCCACTGGGCGGTGGTCGCAAGAAAAAACGAGGGAGGAGTTCGCTCAGTGCAGGGTGTCCGGCTCCTGGTCGAGGATGACACCCGGGTCTTTCGTTCCGTGTCGGGCCTCATAGGCGTCGACGAGCTCGCAGTTGTACCGACTGATCCGGCTCATCGATGTCTCTAGGACCGTACTGGTCGCCTCCGCGACCTGCCCCTGGGTGAGATGCTTCTGGGGCGTCAACCGATCCGCACCATAGAGTGCCGCCGCCGCGATGGTGAGCCGCGACGTCCCCGGCCCGACCGGCTCTTGATCGCCCAGCTTCATGAGGTGGTGTGCCAGCCGCCACGTCCGCACGGCTGCACTCCCCGGGATGGCGTCGTCATCAAGTGCGTCCACGACCGTCATCACCGCGTTCGGTCGGGTAACGGGGACAGTGTCGACCCCAAGTTCACACCGAATCTTCCGCGCCGCGGCACACACCCGCTCGTGAGGTGCCTTCGTGTAGGTCGCCACGTCGACGTCGATTGCCTCGCGCTCAATCCGCGACTCGCGCGCTGCGAGGAGCATGGCACCGCCCGCGAGTGCCTCCCAGGCCATCCGCCCGCCGGCCAACCGCGCCTCTGAGGCGCGTCGGAGGTATCGTGCCGCCGTCTTGACGACGTGCCCCGGCAGCCCCAGGTTGCCGCCGATCATCTCGATATCGCGCAGCCCCTCGTTGAGCCGCTTCGTCCG
It contains:
- a CDS encoding metallophosphoesterase family protein, coding for MTTNDDETLRLLCMGDNHGDVDSLERVVDGTEGEEFDFVIHVGDITNAWFDGVDEGREQLDAVTPYFKTLHERGELLYIWGNRDGAIGPEQPFQDYDLPGTFIPEDDSITVAGETFTQNPELVEDETILVNHYWHPELLEHFAGKAYFSGHIHTGRYKNKALNTAFLYRTADHGADALLGAYFVVEIAPDGTWEVDFRNIGQVRKGICPKHQALGVQFVPDYWRNDCQFCYDEEEFYSEVVRTVLYGLGTIQEEAETDEVVESAASTFGATPPSFESKLREFLEERTEEHS
- a CDS encoding PIN domain-containing protein; this encodes MTDEAEIPETIVFDAEPLIAYFCNEPGSDTVETYVDAVEGAANGYISAINLAEVHYVVRAIDGEERADAVVDVLEESGIRRVDTEQTWASAADFKFRYAPALGDAFALGTAAHVDGMLLVGADDDYDDVTDVPITRFRTEPA
- a CDS encoding AbrB/MazE/SpoVT family DNA-binding domain-containing protein, whose amino-acid sequence is MSKTESEKVVSVSSRGQATIPKEFREELGIDTPGRVKFIRTEEGEIVVRPIHSVTDLRGVLEGKTDEQGRSATERLRKERAADKASEEELRQRYAGDDEADA
- a CDS encoding type IV secretory system conjugative DNA transfer family protein, whose product is MSARTDSESQSKDYRQEDEVEIFFQIAAVMTAALLLPWVYAILERANFYDFKFDGLHRSRALWLVPLFYLVGAVGTVLLFPAHLQLFWAFHVLLLAQIAEALLHQAGYLTGLSLPLSEQFTPLRVGGFVVVLGSAVYAAQRLRSWDTERELRRIIDDGNYVLPFQGLSAASDRMSLSRFVPLRKDRSILVLGETGAGKTETITLFTYQMQAGTDDPFVVFDYKGEYQENFEQDHDHENLIYLSSTDATEYWNLFAEIEREADIDEIGRALFPHTDGSEFFSQAGRQLFVAVVTYLHREAQASDTTPTNADLVAFVQSTDKQEMHERLTDYSDLTAAASAIDPDSERQAAGVYANFQQVIADLFRGDFAEAGEFSIREYMDDPQGRTLLLDFPITEGDAVQPAFRFFIDWAARFALANEQDTYFVLDEFARLPGLRKIGDLINAGRGRNTQLLLGVQSVAQLHDTYGKDRANALLSGLVQSVIMRVGDAASVEYAQSQIGREKQRRSVPVHDRDGRSVGRQELQDETHPIVESDLERLNDGEAIVVVPDGWLRGIITRFTAIRTQLERALERTPE
- a CDS encoding transcription initiation factor IIB, which produces MSSTSFVRYESSVEQASENNEASEKSVVEREPAARSACPECEGRVVTHDEESFCADCGLVVAAEWVDRSPTLGDLGMVGNAEQSIETVDPLRTDKGLHTKITKSTDGHGNPLSNKQWKKFQRLRKWHKRYQFGEGRKRTKRLNEGLRDIEMIGGNLGLPGHVVKTAARYLRRASEARLAGGRMAWEALAGGAMLLAARESRIEREAIDVDVATYTKAPHERVCAAARKIRCELGVDTVPVTRPNAVMTVVDALDDDAIPGSAAVRTWRLAHHLMKLGDQEPVGPGTSRLTIAAAALYGADRLTPQKHLTQGQVAEATSTVLETSMSRISRYNCELVDAYEARHGTKDPGVILDQEPDTLH